The Helianthus annuus cultivar XRQ/B chromosome 16, HanXRQr2.0-SUNRISE, whole genome shotgun sequence genome includes a window with the following:
- the LOC110915901 gene encoding single-stranded DNA-binding protein WHY2, mitochondrial translates to MNPRPMLKLSHFLNSGNKLFQRRLRGENAGNCYNLMSSAGFSTARQSYGAEGRTSSRIFADYSIFKGKAALSAAPVLPTFSKMDSGHTKVDRRGVIMLTFRPAIGERKYDSEKKQLFALSVTEVGSFISLGPGDSCEFYHDPSIQSRDAGQVRKSLSVKPHADGYFISLSVTNNISKITERFTVPVTTAEFAVMRSAFSFALPHIMGWAHSTNPPTDSVGRDFPKVHPQLAAASEWDR, encoded by the exons ATGAACCCTAGACCTATGCTCAAGCTTTCTCACTTCCTCAATTCCGG GAACAAGTTGTTTCAACGTCGGTTACGTGGGGAAAATGCCGGAAATTGTTATAATTTGATGTCATCTGCTGGCTTTTCTACTGCCAGACAAAGTTATGGTGCTGAGG GGAGAACTTCTAGCCGTATATTTGCAGATTATTCAATTTTCAAGGGCAAAGCTGCACTATCTGCCGCCCCTGTTCTTCCTACTTTTAGTAAAATGGAT TCTGGTCATACAAAAGTAGATCGACGTGGCGTGATTATGCTGACATTCCGACCTGCTATTGGTGAACGCAAATACGATTCAGAAAAGAAACAG CTGTTTGCATTGTCAGTGACAGAAGTTGGGTCCTTCATAAGTTTGGGCCCTGGAGATTCTTGTGAATTCTACCATGATCCatcgattcagtcaag GGATGCAGGTCAAGTTAGGAAAAGCCTATCAGTTAAGCCACATGCAGATGGTTATTTCATTTCTTTAA GTGTGACAAACAATATCTCGAAAATTACTGAACGCTTTACGGTTCCTGTGACTACAGCTGAGTTTGCGGTTATGCGGTCAGCTTTCAGT TTTGCTTTGCCTCACATCATGGGTTGGGCCCACAGCACCAACCCGCCCACAGACAGTGTCGGCAGGGATTTTCCCAAGGTGCATCCACAGCTAGCAGCAGCCTCAGAGTGGGATAGATGA